The following proteins are co-located in the Solea senegalensis isolate Sse05_10M linkage group LG12, IFAPA_SoseM_1, whole genome shotgun sequence genome:
- the LOC122778680 gene encoding calcium-binding protein 2-like — protein MFMLIREPSVGGGGSPSVPAERSAKQVQAAIKKKVEKQKKQANKQGGKNGNTPAATPQPTQKSSRIAKMMAMAEPEDREELKEELEEKLEQMMEGRQRREEKEEEAEPIDLLPIVDSVFGQDRELRPEEIDELREAFVEFDKNKKGYISHRDLGECMRTMGYMPTEMELIELSQQICGGKIDFEDFVELMGPKMLAETADMIGVKELRDAFKEFDSNGDGQISLTELREAMKKLMGEQVTNREINEILRDVDLNGDGLVDFEEFVRMMSR, from the exons CCGAGCGTGCCAGCAGAGAGGAGCGcaaaacag GTGCAGGCCGCCATCAAGAAGAAAGtggagaagcagaagaagcaaGCCAACAAGCAGGGAGGAAAAAACGGAAACACTCCCGCTGCTACTCCTCAGCCCACTCAGAAGTCCAGCCGCATCGCCAAAATGATGGCCATGGCAGAgccagaggacagagaggagctgAAGGAGGAGCTGGAAGAGAAGCTGGAGCAGATGATGGAGGGacgacagaggagagaggagaaagaggaggaggcagagccCATCGACCTCCTGCCCATAGTGGACTCTGTGTTTGGACAG gacagagagctgagaccagaggaGATTGATG aGCTCCGTGAGGCATTTGTGGAGTTTGATAAGAATAAGAAGGGATACATCAGTCACAGAGACCTGGGGGAGTGCATGAGGACCATGGGATACATGCCCACAGAGATGGAGCTCATTGAGCTCAGTCAGCAGATTT GTGGAGGGAAAATAGATTTTGAAGACTTTGTGGAGCTGATGGGACCCAAGATGCTAGCAGAGACAGCTGACATGATTGGAGTCAAAGAACTACGTGATGCCTTCAAAGAG TTTGACTCCAACGGAGACGGTCAGATCAGTTTGACTGAGCTGCGCGAGGCCATGAAGAAGCTGATGGGAGAGCAAGTGACCAACAGGGAGATCAACGAGATCCTCCGAGACGTCGACCTCAACGGGGACGGCCTGGTGGACTTTGAGG AGTTTGTGCGAATGATGTCCCGCTGA
- the crybb1l1 gene encoding beta-crystallin B1: protein MSSSDKSKTSSQTDGKAAQSKKSEMGMMAYKMYVFDQENFQGRMIEISNECMNVCEMGMDRVRSLRVECGPFVGFEQMNFCGEMYILEKGEYPRWDSWSNCQKNDYLLSFRPVRMDPEKHKICLYEVGEFKGRKMEIMDDDVPSMFSYGFTDRVGSIIVSCGTWVGYQFPGYRGSQYLLEKGDYRHFNEYGARYPQFQSVRRIRDMQWHQQGCYTMANK, encoded by the exons ATGTCCAGCAGCGATAAGTCCAAGACTTCTTCCCAGACTGACGGAAAGGCTGCCCAGAGCAAGAAGTCTGAGATGGGAATGATGGCCTACAAG ATGTACGTGTTCGACCAGGAGAACTTCCAGGGTCGCATGATCGAGATCAGCAACGAGTGCATGAACGTGTGCGAGATGGGCATGGACCGCGTGCGCTCCCTCCGCGTTGAGTGTGGACC CTTTGTTGGCTTCGAGCAGATGAACTTCTGTGGTGAGATGTACATCCTGGAGAAGGGAGAGTATCCTCGCTGGGACTCCTGGAGCAACTGCCAGAAGAACGACTACCTGCTGTCCTTCAGGCCTGTCAGAATG GACCCCGAGAAGCACAAGATCTGCCTGTACGAGGTCGGAGAGTTCAAGGGCCGCAAGATGGAGATCATGGACGATGACGTTCCCAGCATGTTCTCTTATGGCTTCACTGATAGAGTTGGCAGCATCATTGTCAGCTGTGGAAC CTGGGTGGGTTACCAGTTCCCTGGATACCGTGGCAGCCAGTACCTGCTGGAGAAGGGCGACTACAGGCACTTCAATGAGTACGGCGCCCGCTACCCTCAGTTCCAGTCTGTGAGGCGTATCCGTGACATGCAGTGGCACCAGCAGGGCTGCTACACCATGGCCAACAAGTGA